TACAACCGCAATGCCAGTTCGAGGTCCGGTTGCCCTTCCAATTCCTTTAGGCTTTTCAGTAAGAGTTCACGCGCGGTGTTGATCTTCGGTTGATTGCCCCAGAACGCATTCATGCTATTGCTGGCGTCCATTACGAACAACATGCGCGTAAGGGCAGGTTCGGGTGCTTGTTCTTGGGCAAACGCGTTTCCTCCGATACCCATAGCGAAAGCAATAGCCAAGAAATGCTTCGGGAAAAAACGCGAATAGTACCACATTGTGTTAGTCATTCAACCTACAACGAGAAAAGCGTGCCGAACTCTCCATTCGTGCTGAGGCCCCATGATCCCGTTCCATTCAATTCTTTGCTCATTCTTACCGCGACAGCGTGTCTTCCTTATTCTGATCAGTCACCCCGGAGAGCGTGGAACGATCATCCGGGGCTGATCTTCTGATCATTTTTCAGTAATCACCAAGTGTTTCTTCCAACTGTGCCAGCGCGTCCTTCAATTGTTGGTCATTCGGTGCGATACCGTGCCATTCATGACTGTTCATCATGAAATCCACGCCTTGGCCCATTTCGGTGCGCATCAGGATCATCACTGGTTTTCCTTTGCCAGTCAATTTCTTGGCTTGATCCAAGGTCTTCACGACTTCGGCCATAACATTCCCGTTCATCGCCAGAACGGTCCAGCCGAATGCTTCCCATTTACCACGCAGGTCTCCAAGTGGCATCACATCATCAACATCCCCATCGATCTGTCGACCATTGTAGTCTATGGTGCTTATCAGGTTGTCGACTTTCTTACCCGCAGCGAACATCGCGGCTTCCCAGATCTGCCCTTCTTGTAACTCTCCGTCACCATGCAAGGTGTATACGATGCGGTCGTCATTGTTTAGCTTCTTCGCCAACGCAGCCCCGATGGCAACACTAAGTCCTTGACCCAAGGAGCCACTTGCAACGCGAACGCCCGGCAGGTCTTCGTGTGTTGTTGGGTGACCTTGCAAACGCGTATTGAGTTTTCGGAACGTGGAAAGCTCCTCCACAGGAAAATAGCCACTGCGAGCAAGAACACTATAGAATACCGGGCTGATATGGCCATTGCTCAAAAAGAACAGGTCCTGTCCTTTTCCATCCATATCCCATACCGAAGGATCATGCTGCATGACATGAAAATACAATGCTGTAAGAAAGTCGGTACAGCCAAGCGAACCACCGGGGTGACCGCTTTGTACTCCATGAACCTGTCGTACGATGTCCCGTCTTACTTGGGAGGCCGTGCGTTCCAGTTCGGCAATGTTCAATTGAGTAACAACGGTCGGGGATGTAGGCATCTATTGTGGGGCTATG
This genomic window from Flavobacteriales bacterium contains:
- a CDS encoding transketolase, with translation MPTSPTVVTQLNIAELERTASQVRRDIVRQVHGVQSGHPGGSLGCTDFLTALYFHVMQHDPSVWDMDGKGQDLFFLSNGHISPVFYSVLARSGYFPVEELSTFRKLNTRLQGHPTTHEDLPGVRVASGSLGQGLSVAIGAALAKKLNNDDRIVYTLHGDGELQEGQIWEAAMFAAGKKVDNLISTIDYNGRQIDGDVDDVMPLGDLRGKWEAFGWTVLAMNGNVMAEVVKTLDQAKKLTGKGKPVMILMRTEMGQGVDFMMNSHEWHGIAPNDQQLKDALAQLEETLGDY